Genomic DNA from Deltaproteobacteria bacterium:
ATGCGGATGATCGGTCTGCCCGGCAAATCGTTTGTTCCCATGCTGGTGGGCTTCGGCTGCAACGTACCGGCCGTCATGGCTACGCGCACTCTCGAGAATCAGCGGGACCGTACGCTGACCATCATGATGCAACCCTTCATGTCCTGCGGGGCCCGTCTGCCGGTGTACGCCCTGTTTGCCGCGGCCTTCTTTCCCGTGGGTGGGCAGAACCTGGTCTTCGGGCTGTATCTGCTGGGGATCGGGTTTGCCGTTCTTACCGGACTCGTTTTGAAAACCACGCTGCTCAAAGGCGAGATCACTCCGTTTGTGATGGAACTGCCCCCCTATCACTTGCCGACCTTGCGAGGCGTGGTCCTGAGCGCCTGGGACCGGCTGAAAACCTTTATGTTTCGAGCGGGCAAGATCATCATCCCGGTGGTGGCGGTTCTGAGCTTTCTAAACTCGCTGGGAACGGACGGCGCTTTCGGCAATGAGGACCGTGAGAAATCGACCTTGAGCTTTATCGGCAAATCCATCACTCCGGTGTTCAATCCCATGGGCCTGACCGAAGCGGATTGGCCGGCCACTGTGGGCATTTTTACCGGCATCTTCGCCAAGGAAGCGGTGGTGGGAACGCTTGACGCCCTGTACAACCAGATCGGTTTCAATGCGGCGGAAGAAACGGAATCGAAGAAAGGATTTGATTTTTGGGGAGGAGTCAAAGACTCCTTTGCAACCATTCCGGCGAACCTGATCGGGGTGGCGGATACGGTGTTCGATCCATTGGGCCTGTCCATAGGGGATGTGAGTTCCTTGGAAGGCGCCGCCCAGGAGCAGGAAGTCAGCGGCGGAACCTTCGGATCCATGGTGCGTCTGTTTGATGGACGCATAGGCGCCTTTGCCTATCTTCTTTTTGTCCTACTCTATTTCCCCTGCGTGGCGGCCATCGCAGCCGTTTACCGGGAAACCAATATCAGGTGGACGGCGTTTGTGGGCGCATGGACCACCGGCCTGGCGTATTTGGCGTCGACCATGTTTTATCAGGCAGCCACCATGGCCAGACATCCGATATCGTCCGTAGCATGGATTGTCGTGCTGTGCACTTTGTTTGCCGGTGTGGTGCTGACCATGCGTTACATGGGCAATAGACGCCGAAGATTGGAAACGGGCCGTTTCGACGGTGTGCGCACAAAGATGTCGCCCCGGACAATCTGAAGTATTTTGATGGAACGCGATCATTTTAATGGATACCGGAACCAAATCTCGAGGAATGGACGATGATACTGGCCGAAATCAGACGATATCTTATGGAACGTAAAAGGGCGACATTGGGCGACCTTGCCCTGCATTTCGATACGGAGCCCGACGCCATGCGGGGCATGCTGGAACAATGGATTCGAAAAGGAAAGGTCCTGAGGTTGGACATTCAAGGGAGTTGCGGCAAGGCATGCTCGACCTGTTGCTGTGACTCGGCCGTGGAAATCTATGAGTGGTCGGCCTGACGGTTGCACGGCCTCAATGCATCATGGATCGAATCCAATCGTCGATGGGCGACGGGGCTGTCGCCGGATCGAATGATGCATACTGTGAACAGGAGGGATTATCGGACCGAACCCATCGGTGAGTGAATGACGAGTGGGAGCGCCGATCCGCGGGATCGGCGGCGTCCTTACGGGTTTCGATAGCAGGCGGAACAAGTGAAGGCGCGGCGGACGTTTTCGTATCAAACGTCCACTGCGCCTTTTTATTACAAACCGCGGGAGAGGTGACTCCATCCGGTCGATCGAAACCGGCGGACGCGCCTGGTCCAGCGCCTTGCATGCCCGAAAGAAATCGGAAGTCCAATTAATGAAATCAAAAACCGGGAGAGGAGACGGAATGAATACGATTACGTGGATGATGTGTGTGTTGATGATCGGTTTCTGCGCCCTTTCCGGGCCGGCATTGGCCGGAGAAATGACGAACGACGAACTCATGCGGGAGTTGAAAGCCGTGAAGAACCGCGTTCAGCAGTTGGAACGGATGCTGAAGGAACGCGGGACAGGGGACCCTCAGGAAGGCCCTGCTCGAGACATTCCCGAATTCGAGCGGATTCGCTCGGAAAACGAACGTATCGGCAAGGAACTCGAAACCGTGGGCAAGGAACAACGCGACATGCGTTCCATGCTCGAACAGGTCATGGACCGTGTCACCATCAACGGTATCGTGGAAGTCGAGGCTTCGTACGAGAAACCGGGCAAGAAAAGCGGCAAGAATGAGGAGAGCAGCGACATCACCCTGGCCACCGCCCAGATCGAATTCGACGCTCGGGTGCACGAACTTGTTAACGCCCATCTGATTCTTCTGTGGGAAGAAGACGATACGGGACCCGTTGACATCGACGAAGGAACCATTACATTGGGGGCCACACCGGAAATGCCCTGGTTTCTGCTGGCCGGAAAATTCTATCCTCCGTTCTCGACATTCGACACATTCTTCATTTCGGACCCGTTGACCCTCGAGATCGGTGAGATTCGTGAGAGCGCCGCGTCCGTCGGTTATTCGGGCGACTGGCTGTTCGCATCGTTTGGGGGATTCAACGGCGATGTGTCCAGCGAAGAGAACGACCATATCAACAATCTTATTGTGAATGTGGACTTTTTCAACCCGGAGGGGACATGGAGCGGCTTCAGGCTCAACACCGGGGTGGGTTTTCTGTTCAATATGGCGGACACGGACACGCTCCAGGAAGAAACGGCCGTGGACACCTTGAAGGACGCCATTCCCGGCGTTGCGGCGCACGCCACCCTCGGGTACGGCGACTTCCAGTTGATCGCCGAATACGTGACCGCTTTGAGCGATTTTGAAGCGGGTGAACTGGGTTTCGCCGTGTTGGATGGAGAGGCCAGGGAAGCGCGTCCGTCCGCCTGGAATCTCGAGTTGGGATATGGCTTTCTCGAGAAATTCCAGTTAGCGGCCAGATATGAGGGAAGCCACCGCCTGTATGGCCTCCGCCCGAAATTCAACGTCGGAGGCGTGTTCGGATGGGAGCTTTACTCGGGTGTCACCCTATCCCTGGAATACCTGCACGGCGAGTTCGATGAGAATGATGAAGGTCTGGACTCCCGCGACGCGTTTACAACTCAGCTTGCGCTGGAGTTCTGATCTGAGAGCGACGATGGGGGCGAACGATGATTCGCCCCTGTCTCTGCCGAATGCCGCTCGACAACTGCAGGCATGTTTGTCCTCTATTATTGCCCGTCGAGAGACGAAGAGCAGAGGATGATCGACCTATACGGCGATTCTTACAAAAAATATATGATGGAAACCGGCACGTTCTTTCCCAACGTTAGCAAATCCGGTCTCAGCCTGCCTTTTCAAATGCAGAAAGTGGGTGGCCCAGTAATTCATCATACTTGAAAAAGGACCGAAAATATGGCGGGCCGAATAACCCTGTCGTTGCGGGGGACACTTCAAACCATGACTTCTAAGGATTGTGATTGAGGGCCAAGGATGCCGATCGTCGTTAAACGTTCGTCAAGGTTTCTTCCGCCATTTTGTGGAGTTCATTGAGAAAATCTCGTTGGCGCACGCCTTCATCCCCTCGTTTGCGAGCAGATAGAAGCAACTGGGTAAAAGCCGCCCGAGCTTTGGTTTCGGAGACAACAAGCCGCACGTTATCCGGCGGCTTCGAAAGCAGTAGTTTTGATTCCGCTCTTCTACCGGCATCGTCGAGGTAGAAATGGAATAGACGGAGAGCAATTTCTTCGTCTTTCAAATAGGGGATTTCAATTTTGTTTTGCAGCCGCCCAGCGAAGGCGGGGAGCATGGAGAAATAACGCCGGCGGGCTTCGGGAGTCATGGCGGCCATAAGAAAAAGATACTGAGGCAACGCGTCAATCAGTGCGCGAATAGCGGACAGGAAGCGTAGAACCGTCATTTTTGATTTTGTATCGTCTTGTTTTTCTAATTCGTCTAAGAGGATGATTAAACCCTTAAGAACGTCTAGTTCGGCTCCGCAAAACACGAGATCACGAAGCGCCTGTGTCTTCGACTCGACAGTGTCCAATCGAAAGTGGATTGGCCCAAGCGACTCGCGGTGGCGATTAAGTACACGGAAGCCGAGAATCCACTCAAGTGCGGCATTGGCGGCCTCTTTCAACTCATCTTCTGATCGATGAGCAGCGGTTCCTAAACCTCGGAGAACGGTCCGCATGTCACTCAATCTAGCCGTTTCGACAACTGCGTTTTGTTTATGTTGGTCGACCTCGGCAAATCTATGTGCTAAATTCTCCATAAAGTCCCCGGAGCCGAGTTCCTGAAGAATGCGCACCAACATCTTATCGAACGTCGGCTCTGGGTCGGAATAGTAGCGGATGATATAAAAACCTTCCGTTTTAGGATAAAGGTCATTAAATTCCCGTTCATAATAGTTCAATAGATTGGTTTTTCCGGTCCCTTGATCCCCTTCAATTACCAGTACTTGTGTCTTACGACTCTGATCATAGGCAGACACAAAACGAGCGATCTGATCGTCCGCCTCGGTCTCCATATGCGGATGTCCTTGCGTCTGAGAGGCGGATGGAAATGGATTGTCCACAATGCCGTATCTGGAGAATCTCGCATTTTCCACGTCTTCGCTTGAGCCAGCTGGGATTTGCCTATGGAGTCTATCACGAAGTCCCATAACTTATTTTCTCACAAGCCTGATGCTGACGCTAGCTTTCCCAGGGATTATGAAATCGCCGTGATAAAGGCACACCTTAGCTACCACTGGACGGCCGTCCTGTACATTCAACAATGTCATCGTGTGCCTATCGAAGCGCGTGTCAGGAGTGGAGCCTTGGGTGTACCGCTCCAGCATCCCAGCAGCTTGAGCTTCGGCGAGACGGTCCCGGGCCTTGATCGGATGCACTCCGTGGTCAACCACCAAGGTCTCCAGCCATAACCCCGTCAGAATGTACTCATCACTCTTCAGGTTCTTCTCATAGGCTTTTAGCGCGGCGTCGACAAACTCGAGCATCGTTGGATTACTAAAAGTCCCGTACATCCCGTCGTGCGGCAGCTGAAGGCCGTGGCCGCACAATTCAGCGATTTGCACATAGGCAGGACTTGGGCGATCCCGCTCTGGGGCTTTGGGATCAATTTCGATGCGACGTTCTTTCTCCAACCTTTCGAAGAAATCATTGAGGCTGGGGACCTGACGCAAACACTGGAAGGCACGGGGTAGATCCCGAACTTTCATAGCTTCCCAGAGCTGATGCATTGAGTCCGTGGCCTGAATGCGGCCTCCTACCTCTATAATGAATCCCCCTGTCGCAAGGAAACCTAAATACCTACTGATGGTTTTTCGCTTGATCCCCCGTTTCTGAAACGGAGTTCCTTCACATGAGACGGGAACTGTTCCCTTGTCTAGAAGGTCAGGGATGAAATCCATGAGAACGTTAAGATCAAAACGATACACTGTATGCACGTTGAATGGCCCTAGTTTCGGGCGAGATTTAGGTGGTTTCCTTGTGTGCTCTTGGATGGTCGTCTTTTTGCTGGCCGATTCCGGCTGCTGAGAGGTTTGCCGATCTTTGGCGCTAACGTCTGCTTTGGTTAGGATAGCAACGGGCTGCTTCTCCAAGCCTCCGTACTGATTTGGTTCGAACCCTCTCCATGAGACCTGCAGCAGATCCTCTTTGGCGTGGAATGGCTGCCAGTTTAAATCCTGGTTGATAGCTCGCACTTCAAAAAATCTGGATCCATCTTCGAAACCTAAACGAGCGTTGCCAAACGTGACGGCGAGTTCCCAAAGCAGCCATGGAAGGGGGATCGAGAAAACCTCTCCCGTGAAAGGATGGAAGCGCGTTCCCGTAAGGACTGTTCCATATTTCTGATACGATCCGCCAGCGTGGAAGAAAAGCGGGTGCATTCCTTCAGCAAGAGTCATCCGAGCCAAGCCCTCGTCACCCGTCATGAGCATCACGGGGTGGCCTGCTGCAACTGTGGTCAAATGCTGGCGAGCCGTCTCCAATATCAAACGATCACAGTAACTTTTTACCGGTGCCGAAAGATTCAAGTCGTTCCAATCTTTGTCCTTGTCAGGGGTGAACGCACTACGGAGGGGGTCAGAGAATAGTGGACTTCTTTCAACCTCGATATCAGAGTGCAGTTCAAAACGTAATAAGGCACGTTGGGAGGCTTGACTGACGACGTGATCAAACAAAATGCCGGGTTTCTGTTTAGGCTTAACGTTTTTTGTGAGGGCCCGCCTTCTCTTGGAGAAGAAGTTGTCTGACTGATTTAAAATCTCCATTGCGACGATGGCAGGAATCTTCAGACGGGCCGCCGGATACAAAAATCGAATCAAGAAGTCTACTCCACCTTTTCCGACAGCATTTGTGTCCGCGATTACCGTCGTTGGCCTGTTGAAGGGCATGGCCTCAACTATATCCGCGTCGAACTGAGGAAACAGCAGTCCCAAGCGCATGGCAACGTCTATGACCGAATGGAGTGCCCGCCTTATTGTGTCTTTTGCTCTGTCTTCCGCTTCATTGTCTGTTTGCGCATGAAACCCCATGATGCTAAAGCATTGTCTTTGTAGATCTTCGTAGTCCGCCAGCTTCCATTCGTAGAAGCCGTAGCGTACTGCGTTCTCAGCAAGGACGACTTCGCTTTCGTTATTTAAACCGGGACTTGGTTTGAGACTGATCTCACCTAATTGGAGCCAACTTGTTCCAAAACAGATATCTTCTTTTACGGACAGAACCGCAGGTTGATAAGCAGAAGTGTGTCCGCCAATATCAGAGAAAGAGGTAAAGAGTGCGGCGATTAACGCGACGCTTTCCTTGGGGCTTTTGAGTGCAATCCTATTCATCGTATTGTAACCGATGCTCCGGGTGTGTTCTCAAAGATATCACAAAGCCAGCTTAGGTGATCATGAAGACATATGAGGGGGTGTATCTGATAAGTATTGTCTGGGTCTTCCTCCGTTATGGACTGATACCAGCTTTGCCATTGTCTGTGTTCCTTATCTTCCAAGTAAACTCTCAATTTATCGACAATCGGCTTGAGCTTCTTAATACCACGCTCCTCTGGCCGCAGGCTAAAGTCAAAACTGGCTATGATCGATTCCTTAATACGCATGCCTGCCTCATCCCCACTGAGCGAGGTCCAAACATCGCCCTTAAGCTTCCAGCTGTACACTTGCTCATGCAAGCGATCATTCTGCAATTCGTTTATTTCCGGTTCAGGCCGGTGCTGACTCTCGTAGAAGAGGCGTTTGCGCAGACGAGATGGCCTCCAAACTGCCAGATGAAGCTGTATATCAGGCAACTTTATTTCCTTGAGTAATCAAACGGTCGATGGACAACAAAGTAATTTCAGTTGCGATTTGATCAGACAAGCAGGATCGGCTTCCAGCCACCAACTCGTCCAAAAGTGTACTGATAGAGAATTACCTAAAACCACAGCTTCCCTGTTACCACCATCGATACAGCCTGTCAACAATGATGGCATTCCGGGTTGACGGTATTTCCAGCTCCCTCTGGAGCAGTACCGAAAAAAACCATCACCGTATTCCGAAACGAAATGTTTATGTGAAGAACGGAGCTTTTTCCTGTCTGCCTGGCTCAGTCAACGAGTTGTCTGAGCGTCCAGCCCGCCCTACATAAAAAGGCTGTTGTCAAGGGAACGCGCACATTATCTCCGAAACTTATTCCTCAGCGCCAAGGCAAACAAAGCAAACTGGATGGGAATGAGGATGCGGGTGAAGATGCTCTGGACGAATTCCCAAGGGGCAGGAACAAGAGGCACCATCCGCGGATTTCTTATGAATAGCACATTCTGGATTGTATTTTCGACAAGTAGGACGATTTGTTCGGGACTTAAACCGCACAAATGTTTTATGGTCTGAATTCCGGTGCTGGGATCGCTGGGTTTGAGACCGGACCAGCCCATGAGAACGGTAACCACAGCAAGTAGACATAAAAGGAATCCTGCTGCACGTAAGGGCCTTTCCCCGTAGCCGCTGGACAGCCAATAAAGGGGCAAGACGAGCCCTTCAAAGCCTCCTGTATTGGGTGTGTTTTCCATTTTAGATGACAACCAACGGAGGAAAAGCCTTGGGGATTGACTCCATCCTCTTTCACGATCGCTTCTGATTTTAGAGCAAAGCCAGTAACGGAAGAAATTCAGGGATCGACGAAGTCCTTTTTCCCGTATACTGATTAAAGTGGGAGACAGCCAATAACCTGTAAACCTCCCCCACTGAACCAACGCTTTTGTTAGTGCCATCTCCTTTTCGCAGTAGTGCCATTCAGAGACTTCCCGTTGATTATGTTCTTCGACCGCCCTTTTCTTCAGCTTTCTATAGTAGGCTTCGATACTCGACGGAGAAGCCTTGCCGAGCCTCTCATCAATCAGTTGATACCGTTTATATTTTTTTCCGTCTTTTTTGGGCCATGAAGTATCTATGAATTGGATGTTATCCAGTTCGGTATCGATCAACGAGACCCAGGACAGATCGATACCTTCGAACCGCAAGCGTTTCTCGAATACAGCTTCCTTAAATGAAGCACTCTTCTTGAAAAGCGTTTGCCTGAAAGTAGTTGCCTCTTTGAAGGTTGCCCGCGTGAAATTGGCCTCATCACAGAATTCCACGACCCTCGGTGACTCTTTCCCGCCATCGTCTTGAGAAAACACTGAAAGGTATGGATAGAAAGTGACGATGCTTTCAAAAACCGCCTCGGTAAAATCGGCCTTTTTGCTGAAGACCGCGCCATCAAAGCGCGCGTCCGCTCCTTGCGAAAAGGTGGACTGCAAGAAGTCAGTGTCTCCTTCGAAATTGCAGGAGTAGAATGCCACAGAGGAGTTGAATGTGGCTTTTTGAAAAGTTGTCTTCTCGGAAAACGTGGCTCTGTTGAAGATCGAACGCTTCTCGAAGTCAGCATTGTAAAATATCGTGAACTCTCTAAATTTTGCATCAGAGAAGTCGACGCCTCCTTCAAACTTTACTTCTCCAAAATTAGCCCGTTGGTCGGATCGGGTTTGTTGAAACAGAGTCTGCTGAAAACCAGCATATCCGACAATGCGGGCTTTCTCAAAGTAGGTTGCTCCAGTGAATCGGGCTCCGCTGAAGTCGGCGTTTTGATGGAAGTTTGCCTCAGTGAAGGATGCGTCTCGACTGAAAATGGATCCCTTGAAATCTGCTGTTTCTTTGAAACCGGCTCTGCTAAAATCTGCCTTGTCTCCAATAGTGACTCCGGAGAAGTGACAGTTTCCAGCGAATCTAGTTTCACTGAAGTTGGCCTTCTGGACGAACGCGCGGTTGCGAAAATCCGCCATGCCGGCGATTACTGCAGCGCTGAAATCAACGTCTTCTCTGAAAGCACCTCCTTTGAAATCAGCGGACCCCTTGAAGTCGGTTTCGCTGAAGTAAGCCGGGCTTTCGAACACGGCGCCTGTGAAGTCGGCGCTCTGCCTGAAGTGGGTACCGTCAAAATGCGCCGGCCAGGAAAAGTAGGTCTCGTTAAAGGAAGCCCCGTCATTGAATTGTGACCCCACGAAAGCGACGCTTTTCTTGAAGTTGGTTTTGTTGAAGGATACGTTTCGGGCAAATACCGCCTTCCGGAAGTCTGCATCTGCGCTGAAAACCGCGTTGTCGAAGACTACGTTCCTGGTAAACTCGGCCGAAGTGAGATCAATAGGCGGGAAAGGATATTGTTGGTTAAAGCGCGAAAAATCGATATCGTCTGGAAAGATTGTCCCGCCCAGGTTGCAGCCCACCGTTTTCGAGGACCAAACGCTGTTGATGGTTTGGAAGACGCGCTCGTTAAACTCGTCCAGGGATAAGCCCTTTTGGTCCGCCGGGGCGTGGAACAGACAGTATTTCTTTCCGTTTTCATCCGTATGAACGGGCTCTTCCCGTTTGCACCAACCTCCAAATTCTTCCGCCCTGCAGCACGCCATGGCCGGTCCTCCGCTTACCCTGGGTCGCACAACCCGTTATAGAAGCTTGACCCGATTTAACTTTCTAGACCCGCCTCTCGAAGGCCTGTCAAGGAATTAATTCCACTTCCTGAGTCCAGGGGCGTCTGCACGTTT
This window encodes:
- the feoB gene encoding Fe(2+) transporter permease subunit FeoB; its protein translation is MKDITIGVVGNPNCGKTTLFNALTGTKQRVGNWPGVTVDRKSGEYTHDGKRIEVVDLPGIYSLSATSLDEEVARDYILSGEPDLIVNIVDASNIERNLYLTVQLLEMQIPLVLALNMMDMAKNLGIQINIPALAERLGCPVVPLVASKGKGVDELRSEINRAAGAGSVSQLGVLYPQEIQEAVNALADAIRDEGLQNRMNPRWAGVKLLEGDPWVSGFVSQDVREKADSYLTRIEDRLGEEADILVADSRYDLIGRLTRDTIKRGSRASRTLSDNIDRIVLNRYLGIPIFLVAMYLMFMVTINLGGAFIDFFDIFTGTIFVDGFGALLGALGAPDWLTAVLAGGVGGGIQTIATFIPPIGFMFLCLCLLEDSGYMARAAFVMDRFMRMIGLPGKSFVPMLVGFGCNVPAVMATRTLENQRDRTLTIMMQPFMSCGARLPVYALFAAAFFPVGGQNLVFGLYLLGIGFAVLTGLVLKTTLLKGEITPFVMELPPYHLPTLRGVVLSAWDRLKTFMFRAGKIIIPVVAVLSFLNSLGTDGAFGNEDREKSTLSFIGKSITPVFNPMGLTEADWPATVGIFTGIFAKEAVVGTLDALYNQIGFNAAEETESKKGFDFWGGVKDSFATIPANLIGVADTVFDPLGLSIGDVSSLEGAAQEQEVSGGTFGSMVRLFDGRIGAFAYLLFVLLYFPCVAAIAAVYRETNIRWTAFVGAWTTGLAYLASTMFYQAATMARHPISSVAWIVVLCTLFAGVVLTMRYMGNRRRRLETGRFDGVRTKMSPRTI
- a CDS encoding FeoC-like transcriptional regulator, giving the protein MILAEIRRYLMERKRATLGDLALHFDTEPDAMRGMLEQWIRKGKVLRLDIQGSCGKACSTCCCDSAVEIYEWSA
- a CDS encoding LbtU family siderophore porin — encoded protein: MNTITWMMCVLMIGFCALSGPALAGEMTNDELMRELKAVKNRVQQLERMLKERGTGDPQEGPARDIPEFERIRSENERIGKELETVGKEQRDMRSMLEQVMDRVTINGIVEVEASYEKPGKKSGKNEESSDITLATAQIEFDARVHELVNAHLILLWEEDDTGPVDIDEGTITLGATPEMPWFLLAGKFYPPFSTFDTFFISDPLTLEIGEIRESAASVGYSGDWLFASFGGFNGDVSSEENDHINNLIVNVDFFNPEGTWSGFRLNTGVGFLFNMADTDTLQEETAVDTLKDAIPGVAAHATLGYGDFQLIAEYVTALSDFEAGELGFAVLDGEAREARPSAWNLELGYGFLEKFQLAARYEGSHRLYGLRPKFNVGGVFGWELYSGVTLSLEYLHGEFDENDEGLDSRDAFTTQLALEF
- a CDS encoding pentapeptide repeat-containing protein, yielding MGCNLGGTIFPDDIDFSRFNQQYPFPPIDLTSAEFTRNVVFDNAVFSADADFRKAVFARNVSFNKTNFKKSVAFVGSQFNDGASFNETYFSWPAHFDGTHFRQSADFTGAVFESPAYFSETDFKGSADFKGGAFREDVDFSAAVIAGMADFRNRAFVQKANFSETRFAGNCHFSGVTIGDKADFSRAGFKETADFKGSIFSRDASFTEANFHQNADFSGARFTGATYFEKARIVGYAGFQQTLFQQTRSDQRANFGEVKFEGGVDFSDAKFREFTIFYNADFEKRSIFNRATFSEKTTFQKATFNSSVAFYSCNFEGDTDFLQSTFSQGADARFDGAVFSKKADFTEAVFESIVTFYPYLSVFSQDDGGKESPRVVEFCDEANFTRATFKEATTFRQTLFKKSASFKEAVFEKRLRFEGIDLSWVSLIDTELDNIQFIDTSWPKKDGKKYKRYQLIDERLGKASPSSIEAYYRKLKKRAVEEHNQREVSEWHYCEKEMALTKALVQWGRFTGYWLSPTLISIREKGLRRSLNFFRYWLCSKIRSDRERGWSQSPRLFLRWLSSKMENTPNTGGFEGLVLPLYWLSSGYGERPLRAAGFLLCLLAVVTVLMGWSGLKPSDPSTGIQTIKHLCGLSPEQIVLLVENTIQNVLFIRNPRMVPLVPAPWEFVQSIFTRILIPIQFALFALALRNKFRR